The window CGCCTGCTCCAGGTGGTGGACAAGAACACGTCCATCCTGGACGCGTTCCGGCTGGCCGACGACGTCCTGCGCCAGGGCGTCCAGGGCATCTCGGACCTCATCACCGTGCCGGGCCTCATCAATTTGGATTTCGCCGACGTGCGCACCATCATGTCCAGCGCGGGTTCGGCGCTGATGGGCATCGGCCGCGCCAGCGGGTCGGAGGACCGGGCGGTGAAGGCCGCGCGGGCTGCGGTCTCGAGCCCGCTGTTGGAGGCCAGCATTCAGGGGGCCAGGGGTATCCTGCTGAACATCACCGGCAGTTCCAACCTCGGCCTGTTCGAGGTGAACGAGGCGGCCCAGGTCGTCATCGAGGCGGCCGACCCCGAGGCCAACGTCATCTTCGGGGCCGTCATCGACGATTCGCTCAACGACGAGGTGCGGGTGACCGTCATTGCCACCGGCTTTTCGGGCCAGCCCAAGGAGGATCACCGGCCGCAGGCGGCGCAGGCTCGTCCGCCGTCCCCGGAGGGTGACCGCAAGCTGGAGATCAAGCCGCTGGTGTCGAACGACCTGGAGATCCCGCCCTTCCTGCGCCGCCGCTGAAGCCTGGGCGCCTGTCATGTGGCCGCCATCTGGTGGAGCTCCCGGCGCAGCTTCCTGAGGATGCGCTTCTCCAGCCGGGAGATGTAGGACTGGGAGATGCCCAGCAGGTCGGCCACCTGCTTCTGGGTGCGCTCCTCCCCGTCCACGAGCCCGAAGCGCAGCTCCATGATGCGCCGCTCCCGCCCGGTGAGGCGGCCCACGGCGGTGTGGAGCAGCTCCCGTTCCACGCGGTCTTCCAGGTGCCGCACCACATCGCTTTCGGTGCCCAGGACGTCGGAGAGGAGCAGTTCGTCCCCCTCCCAGTCGGTGTTGAGGGGCTCGTCCAGGGAGACCTCGACCCGGGTCCGGGCGTGGCGCCGCAGGAACATCAAAATCTCGTTTTCGATGCAGCGCGAGGCGTAAGTGGCGAGCTTGATGCGCCGCCCCGGGTCGAAGGTGTGCACTGCCTTGATGAGCCCGATGGTCCCGATGGAGACCAGGTCCTCGATGGCCACCCCGGTGTTCTCGAACTTGCGGGCGATGTAGACGACCAG is drawn from Bacillota bacterium and contains these coding sequences:
- a CDS encoding cell division protein FtsZ, yielding RLLQVVDKNTSILDAFRLADDVLRQGVQGISDLITVPGLINLDFADVRTIMSSAGSALMGIGRASGSEDRAVKAARAAVSSPLLEASIQGARGILLNITGSSNLGLFEVNEAAQVVIEAADPEANVIFGAVIDDSLNDEVRVTVIATGFSGQPKEDHRPQAAQARPPSPEGDRKLEIKPLVSNDLEIPPFLRRR
- the sigE gene encoding RNA polymerase sporulation sigma factor SigE: MSRLAKIRQLGLQLAALAARVRERWLVRWQLFQLRRLTRLIGYVGPSSTEVLPPPLTSEEEAGLIQQLAVGNLAVRTPLIEHNLRLVVYIARKFENTGVAIEDLVSIGTIGLIKAVHTFDPGRRIKLATYASRCIENEILMFLRRHARTRVEVSLDEPLNTDWEGDELLLSDVLGTESDVVRHLEDRVERELLHTAVGRLTGRERRIMELRFGLVDGEERTQKQVADLLGISQSYISRLEKRILRKLRRELHQMAAT